Proteins encoded together in one Variovorax paradoxus EPS window:
- a CDS encoding tripartite tricarboxylate transporter TctB family protein yields the protein MTTPDSSVSPPDSAAQAAAVWPQTLVGAGVLLTGLALAFGAIGISSEAGYGGVGPNFLPWLVSVVLVLCGAWILWEARTGGFRELDAPTGADRAYWPGFVWVSAGLLLNAALITTLGFILSCTLCYLLAVQGLRRASGQAGVNAPRTWVIDFVTGVLIAAPVFWMFTQFLAINLPGLTSTGWL from the coding sequence ATGACAACTCCAGATTCCTCGGTCTCGCCGCCTGATTCGGCGGCCCAAGCGGCGGCCGTCTGGCCGCAAACGCTCGTCGGCGCAGGCGTCCTGCTCACCGGCCTTGCGCTGGCGTTCGGCGCCATCGGCATCTCCTCCGAAGCCGGCTACGGCGGCGTCGGCCCCAACTTCCTGCCCTGGCTGGTGTCCGTGGTGCTCGTGCTCTGCGGCGCCTGGATCCTCTGGGAAGCGCGCACCGGCGGCTTTCGCGAACTCGACGCGCCCACCGGCGCCGACCGCGCCTACTGGCCCGGCTTCGTCTGGGTCTCGGCGGGCCTCCTGCTCAACGCGGCGCTGATCACCACCCTGGGCTTCATCCTGAGCTGCACGCTGTGCTACCTGCTGGCGGTGCAGGGCTTGCGCCGCGCAAGCGGGCAGGCCGGCGTGAACGCGCCGCGCACCTGGGTCATCGATTTCGTCACCGGCGTGCTCATCGCCGCCCCGGTGTTCTGGATGTTCACGCAGTTCCTGGCCATCAACCTGCCCGGCCTCACTTCCACTGGGTGGCTCTGA